From a single Nicotiana tomentosiformis chromosome 2, ASM39032v3, whole genome shotgun sequence genomic region:
- the LOC104092857 gene encoding zinc finger protein 11-like, whose product MEIDPSNSEKPDQITWTSNELGLGHVKFYRCSFCKRGFSNAQALGGHMNIHRKDRARLREFSSENLLSLDINNSFNPPPPPENDDSLQGEVSYDEIISSPSKRPCVNTSKENDRSHEVIIGDLLQLPLFKETPLIKEASNCVDRQVEEKGMQLNPVSELDLELRLGMEPPHESSMKTL is encoded by the coding sequence ATGGAGATTGATCCTTCAAACTCTGAGAAACCAGACCAAATAACATGGACCTCCAATGAACTAGGTTTAGGGCATGTTAAGTTTTATAGGTGTAGCTTTTGTAAACGAGGTTTCTCTAATGCACAAGCACTAGGTGGACACATGAATATCCACAGAAAAGATAGAGCCAGACTTAGAGAATTTTCAAGTGAAAACTTACTTTCTTTGGACATCAACAACTCTTTtaatcctcctcctcctcctgagAACGACGATTCGTTGCAAGGAGAAGTATCATACGATGAAATAATTAGTAGCCCCTCGAAAAGGCCATGTGTTAATACATCTAAAGAAAATGATCGTAGTCATGAGGTGATTATTGGAGATCTTTTGCAATTACCTTTGTTCAAGGAGACTCCATTAATTAAAGAAGCAAGCAATTGTGTGGACAGGCAAGTAGAAGAAAAGGGCATGCAGCTAAATCCTGTTTCAGAATTGGACCTTGAGCTTAGGTTAGGGATGGAACCACCTCATGAGTCCTCGATGAAAACCTTGTAG